One Halioglobus japonicus DNA segment encodes these proteins:
- a CDS encoding C25 family cysteine peptidase has product MPLSGKYNAARAGIGAAALALGLIAASAGTQAAPRSSEQATWGEWQAISGGFVGRRREPHGMGVSRAERQALPSPAKLSRNSFRGSDLAAVSAKESVPPSGHVWLYTQGDGVQSVSIAELALKMGKSEASIRDRADQGRLVLRNARKGVAWYYDAAGDSIQFVAETYDTFFTSENAYHLKFGGGKRALRMAVAVGEGPAETALTAFPETLLFEEEPDMVYIPWAVAEEPEADFWFWDVLSTGFPDFITREFTFDAPDPDVSGNANLRVRLRGASELQTGDDHYVTVALNGVDVAAQSFDGFQEVVISAAAVQDYLMMDGTNTVALTISGIPDGGSRVYVDDIELDYQRQPVAKDGFLRVHNAVGGLQSVSGFSSDQISVYEVADGGSSVRQDVAVVDGGTDGFIASFDALAGADYVVMQQGTAALPEVAIDERSSLQKRSNGSDYLIIAPRSLTEFAEELASYRRQMFGAVKIVWLEDIYDQYAQGRKDPAAVTLFMEKVRKRWSQVPSYVVLLGKGSLDLKDRMGYGDGVLPVRFVSTPWSIVASDDALLGNDGRNDLAIGRIAVTTNEDGLLYLQKMQAYEEDLLYGNFASHDKAVLFADNADSAGDFPANTVEKGAYLGNEGGFFTVEQNVHVSGTAVRTAFNDPETWNSGYVSYDGHGSTQQLGNYSENFFNESAAASLTNTGRPIFSALTCSAGNDWYPNYLSLASALVLNPDGGAIAALAPAGASLDADAHTLGMSLAEGLFETNESIGNAATAAKAANVGVIRDFMPLIYDVKGDPALNAR; this is encoded by the coding sequence ATGCCACTATCAGGCAAGTACAATGCAGCGAGAGCTGGCATCGGCGCAGCGGCGCTGGCGCTCGGCCTGATTGCCGCCAGTGCCGGTACACAGGCAGCACCGCGTAGCAGCGAGCAGGCAACGTGGGGCGAGTGGCAGGCTATTAGCGGCGGCTTTGTAGGGCGTCGTCGCGAGCCCCACGGCATGGGAGTGAGCCGCGCTGAGCGACAAGCGCTGCCATCGCCCGCAAAACTATCACGCAATAGTTTCCGCGGTAGCGATCTTGCTGCTGTCTCGGCCAAAGAGTCTGTGCCGCCCTCGGGACATGTTTGGCTATATACCCAGGGTGACGGGGTCCAAAGCGTTTCGATTGCCGAGCTTGCACTGAAGATGGGCAAATCCGAGGCAAGCATCCGTGATCGAGCAGACCAGGGCAGACTCGTGCTGCGTAATGCCCGCAAAGGTGTGGCCTGGTACTACGACGCCGCGGGCGATTCGATTCAATTTGTTGCAGAGACATACGATACATTCTTCACGAGCGAAAATGCCTATCACCTGAAATTCGGTGGTGGCAAGCGTGCGCTGAGAATGGCCGTCGCCGTGGGTGAGGGCCCCGCAGAAACTGCTCTGACTGCCTTCCCAGAGACCCTGTTGTTCGAAGAAGAGCCGGACATGGTGTACATCCCATGGGCAGTTGCCGAGGAGCCCGAGGCAGACTTTTGGTTCTGGGATGTGTTGAGCACCGGTTTTCCCGACTTTATTACCCGTGAATTTACATTCGATGCCCCCGATCCCGATGTATCTGGTAATGCGAACCTGCGGGTGCGCCTTCGTGGAGCCAGCGAATTACAGACGGGCGACGACCATTATGTGACGGTAGCGCTGAACGGTGTCGATGTGGCAGCGCAAAGTTTCGATGGCTTTCAGGAAGTGGTCATCAGCGCGGCAGCTGTGCAGGACTATCTTATGATGGATGGCACCAATACGGTAGCGCTGACAATTTCAGGTATTCCAGATGGCGGAAGCCGGGTTTATGTTGATGACATTGAACTCGACTACCAGCGCCAACCTGTTGCAAAAGACGGTTTTTTACGCGTGCACAATGCCGTGGGAGGCCTCCAGTCGGTCTCTGGCTTTTCTAGCGATCAGATCAGTGTGTATGAAGTGGCCGATGGTGGTTCATCCGTGCGGCAGGACGTTGCAGTGGTGGACGGCGGCACCGATGGTTTTATCGCTTCTTTCGACGCACTCGCTGGCGCAGACTATGTGGTGATGCAACAGGGTACAGCTGCACTTCCTGAAGTCGCGATTGATGAGCGGTCCTCTCTGCAGAAGCGTTCCAATGGCTCTGATTACCTGATCATCGCGCCTCGCTCGCTTACCGAGTTTGCTGAGGAATTGGCAAGCTATCGCCGTCAGATGTTTGGCGCGGTCAAGATTGTATGGCTGGAAGACATCTACGACCAATACGCCCAGGGCCGCAAGGATCCGGCTGCAGTGACGTTATTTATGGAAAAAGTCCGCAAGCGCTGGAGTCAGGTGCCTTCCTACGTGGTGCTGTTGGGCAAGGGCAGCCTCGATTTGAAAGACCGGATGGGATACGGCGATGGCGTTCTCCCTGTGCGGTTCGTGTCAACTCCGTGGTCTATCGTGGCGTCTGATGACGCATTGCTCGGCAATGATGGCCGTAATGACCTGGCCATAGGTCGAATCGCGGTAACGACTAATGAAGATGGCTTGCTGTATCTGCAGAAAATGCAGGCCTATGAGGAAGATTTGCTTTACGGCAACTTCGCCTCGCATGACAAGGCGGTACTTTTTGCCGACAACGCTGATTCCGCTGGCGATTTCCCTGCCAATACCGTGGAGAAGGGCGCATACCTGGGCAACGAGGGCGGCTTCTTTACGGTTGAGCAGAACGTTCACGTGAGTGGCACCGCCGTGCGCACAGCGTTCAATGACCCTGAAACCTGGAATTCCGGCTATGTCTCTTATGATGGTCACGGTTCCACCCAGCAGCTGGGTAACTATTCAGAGAACTTCTTTAATGAAAGCGCAGCAGCGAGCCTCACAAATACTGGCCGCCCGATATTCTCTGCGCTTACCTGTTCCGCGGGCAACGACTGGTATCCTAATTACTTGTCGTTGGCATCGGCACTTGTGCTCAACCCCGATGGCGGCGCCATTGCTGCGCTGGCGCCTGCTGGAGCATCGCTTGATGCGGATGCGCATACGCTAGGCATGAGCCTGGCTGAAGGGCTTTTTGAGACCAATGAATCGATTGGCAA
- a CDS encoding GEVED domain-containing protein: MNNPIAHAFDFDWGSVTWVDGDDGPQIFNDVDGSGVTVTVTVTGDVAQLTNNTPALFDVGGNDELRLFPNYSSTAQSVTAQIAFSTPVSVSQLIIKDIDSLDFFGFGFNDAVEVQGSDGVNPVLADNVTVGSAVTDAGDNINYDSQTFTSLGYTDTTGWLTTNFSDPNALVTSISITHKPLDNFDDPIGQAITISDFSFTPGSDRGDAPSTYGDPQHNASGNVIYLGDIAPDFENTTPHAVPGADAVGDDDNNLNDEDGVTFTASAGATPNALTASIETISEIATHYVCAWVDLDNSGNFSDDEGRCSDRTSTSDALDPPIELTWSADTGVVSSYARVRISSDVLTTNDFDTVVSDGEVEDYQLIYDPTSVTIGNIELEPASVDSYLSESGTGEMDTASLYRVLQVWAPALAAQTNPEDRDATLQALTSYLDPDGDGQVALLIWETLEEQGTLGFYVERRTPGGEWQSVNERMLPSLLIAPMGGQYQLVDPSVSSGTWEYRLIEQEARGGKNTYGPYELELR, translated from the coding sequence TTGAACAACCCTATCGCCCACGCCTTTGATTTTGATTGGGGCAGTGTAACGTGGGTTGATGGTGATGATGGTCCGCAAATTTTCAATGACGTAGATGGTTCCGGCGTGACCGTGACCGTGACCGTGACCGGAGACGTCGCTCAATTGACAAACAACACGCCCGCGCTGTTCGACGTTGGAGGCAATGACGAACTTAGACTCTTCCCAAACTACTCGTCCACCGCCCAATCGGTTACCGCGCAAATTGCATTCTCTACCCCTGTGTCGGTGAGCCAGCTCATTATTAAAGATATCGACAGCCTAGATTTCTTTGGATTTGGTTTCAATGACGCGGTGGAAGTTCAGGGCAGCGATGGCGTGAACCCGGTACTGGCGGATAATGTCACTGTAGGCTCTGCGGTAACGGATGCCGGGGACAACATTAACTATGATTCTCAGACATTTACGTCGCTGGGTTACACAGACACAACAGGCTGGCTTACAACCAATTTCAGTGACCCCAATGCGCTGGTCACTTCCATAAGCATCACTCATAAGCCTCTCGACAATTTTGATGACCCTATAGGTCAAGCTATAACCATCTCCGATTTTTCGTTTACGCCTGGCAGCGATAGAGGAGATGCGCCCTCAACCTACGGCGATCCGCAGCACAATGCGTCGGGCAATGTCATTTACCTGGGCGACATCGCGCCAGATTTCGAAAACACCACCCCCCACGCTGTCCCTGGAGCAGATGCTGTAGGCGACGACGACAACAACCTTAACGATGAAGACGGCGTAACATTCACTGCCTCTGCTGGTGCCACTCCAAATGCGCTAACGGCAAGCATCGAGACTATCAGCGAGATTGCAACTCACTATGTTTGTGCCTGGGTAGATCTCGATAACAGTGGCAACTTTAGTGATGACGAAGGGCGCTGCTCGGATAGAACCAGCACGTCGGATGCCTTGGATCCACCTATTGAGCTTACGTGGTCGGCGGATACGGGTGTTGTCTCCAGTTACGCAAGGGTGCGCATCTCCTCTGATGTTCTCACAACAAATGACTTTGACACCGTTGTGAGCGATGGTGAGGTTGAGGACTACCAACTTATCTACGACCCCACCTCTGTAACCATTGGCAACATTGAACTGGAGCCTGCCTCAGTAGACAGTTATCTGAGCGAGTCTGGCACAGGCGAAATGGACACCGCCTCACTTTATCGCGTCTTGCAGGTCTGGGCACCGGCGCTGGCCGCACAGACCAATCCCGAAGACCGCGATGCAACACTGCAGGCTCTGACCAGTTATCTGGACCCCGACGGTGACGGGCAGGTAGCGCTGCTCATCTGGGAAACGCTCGAAGAACAAGGCACACTGGGCTTCTACGTGGAGCGCAGAACCCCGGGCGGCGAGTGGCAATCCGTGAACGAGAGAATGCTACCCTCGCTGCTCATCGCGCCCATGGGTGGGCAGTATCAGCTGGTAGATCCCTCCGTGTCCTCAGGCACCTGGGAGTACAGGTTGATCGAGCAAGAGGCCCGCGGCGGCAAGAACACCTACGGGCCATATGAACTGGAACTTCGCTAG
- a CDS encoding GEVED domain-containing protein translates to MSTGLAATQSSAYSFDWAAATRTDLGSGVFTYVDTVSGVGADILVRATITPQDVQDASSLFEEGTPCTNSCAFGAPFGQLELAANHGSSAANPDQRVEITIEFFETDGSTPVGVSVDTVEVNDVDAGDSGGSSFADGYRVEGFPVSVATSVPPTSFIPGAQHDVIGVNGVRPAVTTGSSYGPESRFTFGFEGRQAIERIVLTWFPVVEQLPVYPFPNDNPTVQGSSISGFSFERGAAFSDFGDIDGYADASHSAAALIETREVSGSNDDWVTVNLRGKFVSPVVVCTPVLPSVGDDERVLRVRNVGSGSFQIRAQRPGKAFSAQVDWDATCLVAESGEQTLPDGRRILAGTVTSTVTNYGVQPTFWDPASTADVTPLVPFVQPAVFGQVMTFNDERFSVFWSNDCVSELSPPDADGICVGKHVAEDVGILEDDGPRANETLGYVIVETESGTTGLEAQNGVAYEVALGSDFIQGVTNPSTPPGYTLTPATTEYVSGVATLAAMDGFNGGWAVLFGTPPIDEPQPPNSGLINLRIDEDTIQDDERQHTTEQVAYWVFDRQNVLLTAGPYLGVVPPDLESGSQSNAGADGDDTNDTSEVGAGNDEDGVVFTYTSPGTIQASVTVNNFANTVATVCAWLDVPSGAVGDGSFDTTDLGTPGCVPVPTNSAGPQTPVQFVWTGLPTSVPYSTYARVRISTDALTAADAAGEASDGEVEDYQIVVDPTAVTLASFSLEAMPIEQLLGPRGAPEQVLLAMLASWDENQAELLGDASREDIAVALIDYLDPDGDGQVAQLIWETLEEYGTLGFYVERRGSEGGWNRVNQRMLPALPIAPMGAEYQLLDPEADLQQVLRYRLIEQEARGSTRTYGPFTLDASP, encoded by the coding sequence TTGAGTACAGGGCTGGCGGCCACGCAGTCTTCCGCTTATAGCTTTGACTGGGCGGCTGCCACTCGCACTGATCTTGGCAGCGGTGTGTTCACCTATGTTGATACTGTGTCTGGGGTGGGTGCTGATATTCTCGTGAGGGCGACCATAACTCCGCAGGACGTGCAAGATGCCTCGAGCCTTTTCGAGGAAGGTACTCCCTGCACGAATAGCTGCGCATTTGGTGCCCCCTTCGGTCAGCTTGAACTGGCGGCTAATCACGGCAGCAGTGCTGCAAATCCCGATCAACGGGTCGAGATTACGATTGAGTTTTTTGAAACGGATGGAAGTACTCCGGTCGGTGTCAGTGTAGATACAGTGGAGGTGAACGATGTTGATGCCGGCGATAGTGGTGGTTCCAGTTTTGCTGACGGTTATCGAGTTGAGGGTTTTCCTGTATCTGTCGCGACGAGTGTGCCGCCCACTAGTTTTATACCAGGCGCTCAACATGATGTGATTGGAGTGAATGGCGTTCGGCCCGCGGTCACGACCGGTTCGTCTTATGGGCCTGAGTCCAGGTTCACCTTTGGCTTCGAAGGTCGGCAAGCCATCGAGAGAATAGTCTTGACCTGGTTTCCGGTCGTGGAACAGCTTCCGGTGTACCCGTTTCCAAATGACAACCCCACGGTTCAAGGGTCGAGCATATCTGGATTTAGCTTTGAGCGGGGCGCTGCTTTCAGCGATTTTGGCGATATCGATGGTTATGCGGATGCTTCGCATTCTGCAGCTGCGCTCATTGAAACGCGAGAAGTCTCGGGCTCTAACGACGATTGGGTCACTGTCAATTTGAGAGGGAAGTTCGTCAGTCCGGTCGTGGTGTGTACCCCGGTATTGCCTTCAGTTGGTGATGACGAGAGAGTCTTGCGTGTGCGCAATGTCGGAAGTGGTAGTTTCCAAATTCGAGCACAGCGTCCCGGGAAGGCGTTTTCTGCACAAGTAGACTGGGATGCTACCTGCCTGGTTGCTGAATCAGGTGAACAGACTCTCCCAGACGGTCGTCGCATCCTGGCAGGGACGGTAACGTCAACCGTGACAAATTATGGGGTTCAGCCTACCTTTTGGGACCCGGCCTCTACCGCGGATGTCACACCGCTGGTTCCATTTGTGCAACCTGCCGTATTCGGGCAGGTGATGACATTTAACGACGAGCGCTTCTCTGTATTCTGGAGTAATGATTGCGTGTCGGAACTATCTCCACCAGATGCCGATGGTATATGTGTGGGCAAACATGTAGCAGAGGATGTGGGTATCCTCGAAGATGATGGGCCTCGCGCAAACGAAACGCTCGGATACGTTATAGTTGAGACTGAGTCAGGCACGACTGGGCTTGAAGCACAAAATGGGGTCGCCTATGAGGTGGCTCTGGGGTCTGATTTTATACAAGGAGTGACCAATCCCTCGACCCCTCCCGGATACACCCTTACGCCAGCGACGACTGAGTACGTTTCAGGGGTCGCAACTTTGGCGGCGATGGATGGGTTCAATGGTGGTTGGGCGGTGCTTTTTGGTACGCCGCCTATCGATGAGCCACAACCGCCGAACTCTGGTCTGATAAATTTACGCATTGACGAAGACACCATTCAGGATGACGAGCGACAACATACGACGGAGCAGGTCGCATATTGGGTCTTTGATCGGCAGAACGTTCTTTTGACCGCTGGGCCATATCTGGGTGTGGTTCCGCCCGATCTCGAAAGCGGCTCCCAGTCCAATGCGGGCGCTGACGGCGATGACACCAATGATACGAGCGAGGTGGGTGCCGGTAACGATGAGGACGGGGTTGTCTTTACTTACACCTCGCCGGGCACTATCCAGGCCAGCGTCACGGTCAATAATTTTGCCAATACGGTTGCAACGGTCTGCGCCTGGTTGGATGTACCGTCGGGCGCGGTCGGTGATGGCAGTTTCGATACGACTGATCTTGGGACGCCCGGCTGCGTGCCCGTCCCAACTAATTCGGCTGGGCCTCAGACACCTGTGCAGTTCGTCTGGACGGGCTTGCCCACCTCGGTACCCTACTCTACCTACGCGCGTGTTCGGATCAGTACAGACGCACTCACTGCGGCAGACGCCGCTGGCGAAGCCAGTGATGGAGAGGTGGAGGACTACCAGATTGTGGTAGATCCTACCGCGGTGACCCTGGCGAGCTTCAGCCTCGAGGCAATGCCGATCGAACAGTTGCTGGGACCCAGAGGGGCGCCGGAACAGGTTCTGCTGGCAATGCTCGCCAGCTGGGACGAAAATCAAGCTGAACTGCTGGGCGATGCCTCACGCGAAGACATCGCCGTCGCGTTGATCGACTATCTTGATCCCGATGGTGATGGCCAGGTCGCGCAGTTGATTTGGGAGACGCTGGAGGAGTACGGTACCCTGGGCTTTTACGTTGAGCGGCGCGGAAGCGAGGGGGGGTGGAACAGGGTTAACCAGCGGATGCTGCCAGCGCTACCCATTGCGCCCATGGGTGCGGAATATCAGTTGCTCGACCCCGAGGCGGACCTTCAGCAGGTATTGCGTTACCGTCTGATTGAGCAGGAGGCGCGAGGCAGTACTCGGACATACGGTCCGTTCACGCTGGACGCGTCACCCTGA
- a CDS encoding GEVED domain-containing protein, translating to MFARPASVGTPRLNALLLTLTAVMFANTNIHAAVDVPQLSVPETDYGDAAGYGDAGHQQSGLLETVVASGVGDAWQTVSLRTVYDSPVIVCTRELDNAGLTEAGVRVNNRTNNSFDVRLQVPSDQPGSAASDVYCLVAEEGDYDLTAVGGPKFEARTTEATETNGFELFFGWDSADTVNITPALAQTYTSPVVLGQVMSFNDSRYSQFWTHDCTDRANPPTGAAICVGKHVGKNDDLTVRNNETLGYMVFESASGTINERNWVAAVGPAFVEGVDNSPPYTYGLTGNFVSGTVTQTAEIGGQGGFAVLFGGDPLADGELDLAIDEDTTFDDRTHLAERVAYFLMETAEGILLQEPYMGFNPGDREDPQSDANALADDLNDTSVRGVGSDETGVSLALSFTPTLTLTATVRAQNPTAGDVTLCGWMDGPVVNGSFDAGEVAEEGCVAVAPGSSDQTLTWTGLPESGYTTFLRFRISSDLLTAADAVGIATDGEAEDFIVEVIPPPSPERDFGDAPEVDYGDAFHGQAPLLETREVSGSGDNWTTVNLRGDYQDPVVVCTPILSSAGDAERVIRVRNVASESFEVRAQRPGGVFVGNWQASCLVVEAGDSTLPDGRRIVAGTVESDLTSGSTLAAGWLTSQTENVSPAPAFTEPAVFGQVMSFNDTRFSAFWSNNCSARTAPPDSGGICVGKHVGEDTSGRGSETLGYIIVETTGGTIGSVAANGAAYEVFLGTDSIQGVGGTPPPYTYALSSSDYVSGVAIHAAMDGADGGWAVLLPPNAMTDPVSAGEINLAIDEDTIGDGERNHTAEQVAVWVFDRENAFVTTGPHLGVIPPDLESASQYSAGADGDDTNDTSEVSAGNDEDGVTFTYTSPGTIQASVTVNNFADTDATVCAWLDVPNLAGVADGSFDVSDLGTPGCVTVSPNTDVPQAPVLFSWNGLPTSVSYSTYARVRISTDALTAADSTGGASDGEVEDYQIVVDPTAVTLASFGLEAMPIEQFVGSEGAPVQVLLAMLASWDESQAGLLEDSSREDIAAALIDYLDPDGDGQVAQLIWETVEERGTLGYYIERRSNSGHWTRINNRMLPSLPIAPMGAQYQLLDPEADLQQVLHYRLIEQEARGSKRTYGPFVLEVPSR from the coding sequence GGGAGTCAGGGTCAACAACCGCACCAATAACAGCTTCGATGTCAGGCTACAGGTACCCAGTGACCAGCCAGGCTCGGCGGCGTCCGATGTGTATTGTCTGGTTGCGGAAGAGGGTGATTACGACCTGACTGCCGTGGGCGGGCCAAAGTTCGAAGCGCGGACGACAGAAGCCACCGAGACCAACGGTTTCGAGCTGTTCTTCGGCTGGGACAGCGCCGACACGGTGAATATAACCCCAGCCCTGGCCCAAACTTATACATCGCCCGTCGTGTTGGGCCAAGTCATGAGCTTTAACGATTCCCGTTACAGCCAATTCTGGACCCACGATTGTACTGACAGGGCCAATCCGCCCACGGGGGCGGCCATCTGCGTCGGTAAGCACGTGGGTAAAAACGACGACCTCACCGTGCGCAACAACGAGACCCTCGGTTATATGGTCTTCGAAAGCGCCAGCGGCACCATCAACGAACGCAACTGGGTTGCGGCGGTGGGCCCTGCGTTTGTAGAGGGCGTGGACAATTCGCCGCCTTACACCTATGGCCTGACGGGCAACTTTGTATCGGGCACCGTTACCCAGACGGCCGAGATTGGCGGGCAGGGCGGATTTGCAGTGCTGTTCGGTGGTGACCCTCTCGCCGATGGAGAGTTGGACCTTGCCATTGACGAGGACACCACGTTTGACGACCGCACACATCTTGCCGAGCGCGTGGCTTATTTCCTGATGGAGACGGCCGAAGGTATCCTGCTGCAAGAGCCCTATATGGGTTTCAACCCGGGTGACCGTGAGGACCCGCAGTCAGATGCCAATGCGCTGGCGGATGATCTTAACGACACCAGCGTGCGCGGCGTTGGCAGTGACGAGACGGGGGTGAGTCTGGCGCTGTCCTTCACGCCGACGCTGACGCTTACAGCGACAGTTCGAGCGCAAAACCCGACAGCCGGCGACGTGACGCTTTGCGGCTGGATGGATGGGCCGGTAGTCAATGGCAGTTTTGACGCCGGTGAAGTGGCCGAGGAAGGTTGCGTTGCAGTGGCTCCCGGGTCTTCAGATCAGACACTTACATGGACTGGTTTGCCTGAGTCCGGGTATACCACGTTCCTGCGTTTCAGGATCAGTAGCGACCTATTGACTGCTGCCGATGCAGTCGGCATTGCCACGGACGGTGAGGCGGAGGATTTCATTGTGGAGGTCATCCCGCCACCGTCGCCCGAGAGGGACTTTGGCGATGCACCGGAAGTTGATTACGGGGATGCTTTTCATGGCCAGGCGCCCTTGTTGGAGACGCGGGAAGTGTCCGGCAGCGGCGACAATTGGACTACTGTGAATCTGCGCGGCGACTATCAGGACCCGGTCGTGGTTTGCACGCCCATTTTGTCCTCTGCTGGGGATGCCGAGCGAGTGATTCGCGTTCGTAATGTAGCGAGCGAGAGTTTCGAAGTCCGTGCACAGCGCCCCGGCGGGGTATTTGTGGGTAATTGGCAAGCTTCCTGCCTGGTGGTGGAGGCGGGCGACAGCACCCTTCCTGATGGACGTCGCATTGTCGCCGGCACAGTGGAGTCTGACCTCACTAGTGGCAGCACACTGGCAGCCGGATGGTTGACCAGCCAGACAGAGAATGTGAGCCCGGCGCCGGCGTTTACTGAGCCTGCAGTCTTCGGCCAGGTCATGAGCTTTAACGATACTCGTTTCAGTGCGTTTTGGAGTAACAACTGCAGCGCACGCACGGCACCGCCCGATAGTGGTGGCATTTGTGTTGGCAAGCATGTGGGTGAGGATACATCCGGTCGTGGTTCTGAGACTCTCGGCTATATCATCGTGGAGACTACGGGCGGCACCATCGGTAGCGTTGCCGCTAATGGCGCAGCATATGAAGTGTTTCTTGGCACAGATTCCATTCAGGGTGTTGGAGGGACGCCACCGCCCTATACCTATGCGCTCTCATCCTCAGACTACGTTTCTGGTGTGGCCATCCACGCCGCTATGGATGGTGCAGATGGAGGTTGGGCGGTGCTGCTGCCACCCAACGCAATGACTGATCCTGTTTCCGCAGGAGAAATTAACCTGGCGATAGATGAAGACACTATCGGTGATGGTGAGCGCAATCACACGGCAGAACAAGTGGCTGTCTGGGTGTTCGATCGAGAAAATGCCTTTGTGACCACCGGGCCACATCTCGGTGTGATTCCGCCCGATCTTGAAAGCGCTTCCCAGTACAGTGCGGGTGCTGACGGCGATGACACCAATGATACGAGCGAGGTAAGTGCCGGTAACGATGAGGACGGGGTGACCTTCACTTACACCTCGCCGGGCACTATTCAGGCCAGCGTGACGGTCAACAATTTTGCCGATACGGATGCAACGGTCTGCGCCTGGCTGGATGTGCCCAACCTGGCAGGGGTGGCAGATGGCAGCTTCGATGTGTCTGATCTTGGCACGCCCGGTTGCGTGACCGTCTCACCTAATACCGACGTGCCCCAAGCGCCGGTGCTGTTCTCCTGGAATGGCTTGCCCACCTCAGTGTCCTACTCTACCTATGCGCGTGTTCGGATCAGTACAGATGCACTTACTGCGGCAGATTCCACTGGTGGCGCCAGTGATGGTGAGGTGGAGGACTACCAGATCGTTGTGGATCCAACAGCGGTGACCCTGGCGAGCTTCGGCCTAGAGGCAATGCCGATCGAACAATTTGTGGGATCCGAAGGGGCGCCGGTGCAGGTATTGCTGGCAATGCTCGCAAGTTGGGATGAAAGCCAGGCTGGACTGCTGGAAGATAGCTCACGCGAAGACATCGCCGCCGCGCTGATCGACTATCTTGATCCCGATGGTGACGGCCAGGTCGCGCAGTTGATTTGGGAGACCGTCGAGGAGCGTGGTACTTTGGGTTATTATATAGAGCGGAGGAGTAACAGTGGACATTGGACGCGGATCAACAATCGTATGCTGCCCTCGCTGCCCATCGCACCCATGGGTGCGCAATATCAACTGCTTGATCCAGAGGCGGACCTGCAGCAAGTGTTGCATTACCGGTTGATTGAGCAAGAGGCGAGAGGTAGTAAGCGTACCTATGGTCCGTTCGTGCTGGAAGTGCCAAGCCGATAG